In the Rhododendron vialii isolate Sample 1 chromosome 2a, ASM3025357v1 genome, tctggactggtgggCCGTGGAAAATATTATGGTATACCCTAGGATCGGAGTGATGGGGTATTTATGGACGAATTTTATTGAAGAGGGTGACAAAAttgaatttaaataaaactCTACCTCTTGGGTTTTGAGTAGGAACGAGATAGGGACAAATTTAAGTCAGGGAGGGAGTAGtgactgagtaggagagggagaggtggaagGAATTCGTatttatgcatgcatgcaatttgtaacaaaagaaataaaataaaaataaggtaattaggataaattaattataattgtatatatttaataataaagagaattttattattaagaataaagtttttttaaatactattattattgttaaaaattacgagttgttacagtaccaaattGTGCAACACTTTCTAaggtttgaaaaagaaatgaaaagcgCCAGTTCCCCAATTCGCAAGAGATTATAGCACCAAAATGAGAATTGGCCAAAATTTTAATCCAAAGAACAGTATTGAGGCAGCTAAGGGAGAAGTGCCCTGTTAGATTAGATATCAGCGATGTCGTTTTCAGCCTTTTAAACTCAATTGATCGATTATGCCCTGTATTTTGAGGCACTTGCAAGTGCGCCTACTATACTTGGATCACCAGATCCTATTCACCAGCGCACATTGCAAGGGAAACTGCCCCATTAGGTCTAACAAATTGCGGCACTTAGCAGGTACTACCCTGTGAAGATTTTTACGAGACACTTAGTGGAAAATGCCTTTTAAAAATGCCCCTAAATCTgctttttgttgtagtgatatCTTTGGAAAGttactacttttttttatttgacttAATTTTCAAAATAGGAAAGAATTGAAgggccaaaaaagaaaagaaggtcTAGCAATATGGAATGgagagagtaattttttgcattaaaacgtgcattttttgcaaaaaaaaaatctattatcACAATAATTTGAAAGACATGAttaaaacataaacacaaaaacTTAGCTCCATTTTTCAACAAGAAACCGCCTTCTCTTCGTCTGTGCTTAGGTTCCGCAGGAACGTGGACGAGATTGCCCACTCCAATGGACAATGATCCAATTTTCCAGCTGCGTAGTACTCCAATACCCGACCTATATTAGATTCGACCAAATATTCTACGTACCCGAAAATACACCTCGCCAACCCACTTAGAACTTAGTAGATGGGTCGACAAAATTCAAATCTCAAaattgtagaaactttatatataTCGATGCGACAAACCTACTGTAACATGTTTCTAACTCTACTAGTTCACTTATAAAGTTCTTAGCCTCTTTAGTCCACTAATAATTCCAATGACAAAACTACCCTATGTAAAAGAAACAAGAGTCTTgcttggctaacacaaaaaatatatttttttcatttttttcgatcttgttgcaaCCACGtaaccacaccaccaccaccctcaccaccatcacctccgccaccaccaccactccacctcCAGCACCACCCCgcaaacatataacattatatgtgtgacaaaaatttctattttctttttttttattcctattTTGAGCTCTTCCATTCTTGAACCCACCACCccttaaaatttcttttttttttttaaacctgtTTTAAGCCTTTCCCTTCCCTTAATATATAATGTTATCAGTCACAATTGGCGTTATTGTCTTATGTTTTGTACTACATcaacaaaagtgcacatataatcttatatgtccCAATCTGTCCTCTGCACGTTATCAAAAACGAAGATAAATCTGAcacatataaggttatctattgataTCTACAACGTATTTTTTGCCAACATAAGCACATATAATATTATGTGTGTATATCGGAACTTTGTACCATACCAAATATGTTCTCTACATGCTGAAAAAGTACACATATAAAATTAAATGTCACAATCTGCGTTTTTGCCTTATGTTTGCTAATACATtaacaaaagtgcacatataatcttatatgtccCAATTTGTTATCTTACATCATAAAAAACAGAGATAAATCTGAGACATATAACCATGAAACCCTAGCCACTTCGCTTCTTCCTTGCACTGACAGCCGTCGCAGCATCTACCCCTGATCTCTCTCCATCCCCTCTCAATCGTGTGTGCCCGATCTCTGATACATATAGACACCCAAATCCTGATTCTAATCTCCACCGCTTTCTCACATactatcaacaaaaaaatcaaaagctgACAAGATCCCTTAAAGAAaacttttgtttcaaaaagATCAATAGAGTATCGTCCGCTAGACATAACGGTGGTCTCGGCCAAGAACCTGAAAGACGTGAACCTGATCTCCAAGATGGACGTGTACGTCGTTGTCTCGATTACCGACGCCCTTCAAAACGAGATAAAGTAAATTTAATGACTAGCAAGTCTCTAGCATAAACTTCCCTGGAGAAGAAAACTCATCATTTCTCATGATGTAATAGTCAAATTGAATAATACAAATTGTGATAGAATTATAAAGCAACACAACTCAAGCCAAACCAATGATAAGTGAAACCGAATCAGTCAAAAAGACCAATCAAACAAAGGATATAAACTTTTTTTATTGTGGCCCAAGTCATCGCAGTTTTTGTTTTGTGCTATAAAAGGTCATGAACCCTAGATCCCCTTCCCTAATTATACTAAAGAAAAAATGGCTCTGAAaatgttttttgtactttggaaAGTCCTTTTGATCTTTACCCTTGTTTTTTGCTTTGGAGGCGGCTGCAAGGGAACTGCTCGAGACTTCGAATTCCAATGTCCCTTGTAAGTTTGCTTCTCCTTTAACTTCTCATTTGTTGGAGATACTCTTACCAAATATTCCCTCCGTCTTATTTTAAATGTTCCTTGCAAAAAAttgtgcattttttaatccccaaaaaaatatttttgtgtattgtttttttttttttgtatttttacacCCAATTAAAAATGTGACAGAGGGAGTACATAATGCTAAATAAGTAGCAAAATACACTTTTAAATCTAATTTTTACAATATCTGCTCGAGATACTCTTATTTGTCATTCACTTGATCTGAAAACAATTCCCAGTTAAGGTTCAACATTGTTTATAAACAAATTCAGTTTATAAGCAACCCAAGGAAAATGCTACCACACACACCCTGTATTTGAGTATGTGTGCAGTATAAACctctaaaaaactaaaaattaaagtTCACAATATCTGGACATAAGTTGACAACATCAATCTTGATCTTGTGGGAGGCTGGCCAAGGTTCGAGCCCCATCGTGAGCATTTGTGGTTTAGGGCTATGGACAGCCTTTGGACCATCTGTGGAATAACTTACTCACTACCTCTAAtccccgctgatgtataccgcttgacaaaaaaaaaaaaaaaaatactcaatctTATTACTTTTGAATAGAAATTTCTTAACATGTACATAAATATAATTTCATAACATCAACCGAATTCATGACATTAATTTATGTGTTATGAGCTTTAAAAGAAAAGGTCACTGAGTTTATCTAAAGCTTtaaggcattttttttaaattttttttgccccTAAAGATTGCCATTGTTAACATGTCATTTGTCTTGTTTCAACAGATAAGAAGCTCTGGAACATACAGGATGATCCCTGGGGCCACCACATATAGGAATATCAGGGATTTCTTTTCAGAATATTAATCCTTGATTTTCGTGATGTCAAAATAAATCATTCAGAATAAGAGACTGCTTACCGATCCGGACAAATTAATGTTTAGGTTCGAGTCTCGTATATTTGTAAGCTGCCTTTTTTCtttgtcaataatttttttttgtagcaatAGACTGAAGTTGATTAAACAATCAATTGTAGGGaagttgaatgaaaaaaaatcaataaatcagTGACAGACTGAAGATATTCTATGCATCAAATTGTAGACCAactctataaataaaaaaaatttcaatttgatcAGATATCAATAACTCGGTAATTTAATTCTTGTTAAGATGAatgataaatttaaatttgaaagtttccTTCATAATAAATTCGATTTAACCatgaggttttcatttttttgatcaacttgaattttggtatgGATCTAGTACTTGTCAAAATCTACAACATCAACGATTaagatctaatttttagtacatgggatggattggttagattaagaaagaagaagaagaatcaagggagaAGATGAGGGTATATCGAACTTTGATGCACGTCCGCCACACACTTGACATTATTATGAATGAAATTGGGTGTTATATGCACACTTCACAAAGACACAAATTGCACAGGGGTGTTATTGTACTCTTTCAAACCATGAATGATGAATTGCATATGGAAATGGATAAGAGGAGTTTGTGGGTTTGTGAagctgttttttgttttgttttgggtttggtcTTGGATTCGATGCAAAACCGGGGGAAGACTTTTCTTTCTAATCCAAAGCCTGGCTTCATAATCCAAGCCCTAATTCAAGCAAACCCCTACTACTAAACTAATCCAAATCCACGTCACCACTACTAATGTTTACGACCATTAATTCTATGGCAAATCATTAATTATAAAGAATTACGTCGAGTAAAAATAAGAACCAATCATTTTATTAATATgaccaagtcatttttttttatccagagAAAACCTTGTTTCATATGATTAACCATTGTCTGAGGTATTAAAAAGAaagtcattaattataaaaGACTACACCGCGGATTAGTAAAGACCAACCATTCTGTTAACATGGGCCAAATCATATTTTCTGAGAGAACATTGTTTCTATTGTATGAGATTTAAAAAAGTaagtcattaattataaaaGAATACGTCGAATATTAGTAAAAATCAATCTTTTTATTAACACGGACCAAGTCATATTTTCTAAGAGAACTTTATTTCTATCGTCTGAGGTTTAAAAGAGCAAGCCATTAATTATAAAAGGCTATCATTGTGTGAGATTTAAAAGAGCaagttattaattataaaagaCTACATTATTGTCTGATATTTAAAAGAACAAGTTATTAATTATAGAAGATTACGTCTGGTATTAGAAAAGACCAATCTTTCGGTTAACATGAaccaaatcatatttttttaagaatcttTTCTCATATGATTGACTATTACAAcactaatttataaaaaaaatttaatttttccgCGACCCCGTATTCGATTCAAGTGTGCATTGTTTCCATTCTAGGAATTTGAGATCGGAGAATTAGAGGCCTCAAACAATTAGCACATAGAATTAGTTTGTTGATCAATTGATTGGTGGGATCTATTTGCTCTTATTCGAATGAAATCGCAGCAGAGGTGTGGGTATCTAAGATAATACTCATATGGGAGTTTTTTCCTATGTGAGTCAAAGGGTGCTGACCAGATTCCTCCAGTTCGTCGTCCTTGGAGTTGTCGTCGACGGTGGCTTTATAGAGATACTCCGTATACGAAAGTAGGAACTCCCTCGCATAAGCGCGAACTCGCTCGAAAGTCGAAACTCTGTACAGacattccagagagagagaagagaaaagctGAAATTTTGTGGCTAGGGCTTTTGAAGTGTTACatgagggtaaaattgtaaaCTAAAGTTTCCATACCCTGTGTTGGTGAATACTTTTTGGAATGTCATGACAGTGGTGATTTGTGAATTACACACCATGAATTGCTAAATTATTTGGGTCAACAccactttccggtcattttcccaaaaagttaatatgagagagagagagagagagtgagtgtgagtgtcttacaaaatagtttttgtagAATAAGTTAGCGTACAGTCTCACGATGCTTGGGTCAaccttgttctctttgctttttgaaaagaattttcaaaaaattcctcctactttcaacatttctctctctatctctctccacttattacccctactattttttaaaaaacttttcaaaacacaaaccaaacacagctgACCTCTCCAATTATTGTCAATTAATTTCGGAATAGATATAAAATTTTCTACATAGTATGGTCTATTCGATCCCAAATTAAATTGAAATATCCCACACTCGATGACAATACACAAAAAGAAAGCTGCATCAAGATAGAACCAGAAAGTGGCTCTATGTGACAACTTGAGTGATGTTTTTCGAGAATAGTTCCATCAGTTAGTAACACGAGACCTCTCCATTCTTTGCCAATTTGTTTTGGACAATCGATCCTCTTGATTTGTACTGAATCAATTGGACTGCAGCGTGTTAGTCCATCAAAAAAATAGGTGGTTCGAATTTGGGGCATTCGTTTAAGAAGAAGCGGATGCAAAATCACAATGCATGATGACTATTCAGAAAATTTTGCTAACAAATGCAACCATGAATGATGAATCTTTCATAaaccttttttctctctctaaacttttaCTAGAGAAACCCTAGCCGCCGTTGTTTGCTTGCTTGGGGGGAGGCGCCGCCTCCTCCCCCGGGCgcctttttttgtcttcctttttcttctcccctTCCCTTGCCGCCTCTCCTTTCCTCTGTGGGCTGTTGTTCCCCCCTCATTCTTCCCCTTCCCTCCACCTTCCTCGTTTccaccccctcccccctccGGTAAGATCCCGCCGGATACTCTGCTGGGTGTATCCTGTTCCGCCGGCTTTCTGAATCCCGTTGTGGACCGCCTTTCTACCTTGTTGGAGATAGCCGGTCTCTTGCTTAGCGGCGCTTTAACCGTTTCGGGTGGTGGATGGTGCGATTTTGCTGGGTtgttggtggcgatgctgtGAGTGGATATGGTGTGTTGGGATTGGGCATGGCGGCAGTAGGGGCTGTCATGATTCCTGTGGTGGTTGTAGCAGCGATGATGCGGTGGTTGTTTTGAGTGTTTCGgcaggttagggttttgtttttgtgtttcgtttttgttttgtccggACTCTTGTCTGGTTATGTCCGGATGTTAAGGTCAGTTTCTGTCCGGATGTTGATCCGGTTTTTGTCCCGGTGGGTCTTCCCGGGTGGTTTTGTTATGATCTGGTTTTTCCAGATCGGGTGACTGATTTCCACAGGTTTAATGTTATCTTTGATTCGGAGCTTCGCCATCCCGAGACGGTGGTGTCTGGGCACTAGCTCCACGTTAGCCGGCCATGTTGACGGTGTGAAGAAGTGAGCGTTTGGCTCTTGCATAGGCGCTAGACATTAATTTCGTCTCTTaatctttttttgtattgtgtctctgtttctctgtatTTTGGTGGAAATCTGTACTTGCCGTATGTCCTATTCTCTATTCGCAATTATCTGTAGATGCCGTATggcttgattaatgaatttgcttcttccgtggaaaaaaaaaaaggatctcAAGTTGAAGTTTTCAAGATCACAATTTGGCTAAAAACAAGAATCAGGTAAAAACAGATACGATCTTCGAGTGAAATCACCTACATAGGCTATCATGAATCAATTTCCAAATTGAAACCAATCTTCAAAGTAGAAGCTGAAATCAATCTTTAAAGTACACTAGAAAAATGTGAGACTGGAATTTGTATATCGCGCCTCTTTCCAACAATCATCGACAACGTCTACAGTTCTGCAAGTCACCGGGTCATTGGTTAcgattaggggtggcaaattgaacccagacccattaacaaacccagacccatcaactagaaaatagacccaacccaacccatttattagttgggtaagaatgggttcaaacccagctgacccattattagttgggtcataattgggcatcaattgggtcaacttaaatgacccaatgggcaataaaagtaacccaccaaatttcatctcttaattaacccatcaattggtctctctctctctcccccccccccccccccccccccccctcgctctctctctctctctctctctctctctcctgaccCCCCCCCTCCCCGCCcagcccaaacccaaacccaaaccccaggagcccccctctctctctctctcccgtctgccccccccccccccccccccccccccccaagtatcatggccttctctcttttttattcaattattttgttctaaattacacgcgttcaaaaatattttgaatggtctgaattaaaaatcaattgtgaccggtaacaattattttgaccagttaaaattgaaaacacatctcatccattaattgcgcgaatggacccgtgaaattgtgttccgccgtgaataaatttctctcatggtagtcccgccaagagtttggattaaaaaattgacttatttttttgtcctttttcgcatttttttttgttttgtgtcatatttttgtgacttattaatttgttttgatgagaggaatcggaaaagtaaaaaaatttgatcgaaacttacaattttttgaataaaaacaaaaaaaaatcaataagacaaaaaaaattacttattctcgtctttttaaaaaaatttatgagtttcgatcataatttttttttacttttctaatttttcgatcagaatttttagtatatatataattgggttaatgggtgggtcgggtttgctttaaaataaatgggtcgggttgggtatgggtaattagactcatagttaatgggtctaaatgggtcaatgacccattaaagacccaacccactaacaacttacccaatttgacccaaacccgcccgtttgccacccctagttaCGATACATGATGAAGTCCTAATGGATACACCAACGAGCCAAAGGATACATCAGCGAGCTTTGATAAGGCGAGACGATGTCGGAGATGCCTAAggattttggttatattattACATATTGTATTTGACACCACTAATAGTAGGAAAATAGCCCCCGAGACAACTAAAATAACAACATTTTCCTTTCACCGCGAAGTCCTCTGCACATTATCATGGCTTTTGGTACTCGACACCACTGCCCAAAAATCCTGACTCTAACCCTGATAACACGACCGAAAGAGATTGTTAGGACCGGAGGAACCACACGCACACATGCAAACCCTCACaataatttcaaagaaaaactcccttttatacatgtgtgtgtgtatcggagcagttcaagggacacccaaaaaaatacctaaaaaaacattccaaatctcaatctcatagttccagatcaaatttttatgatccgagccgttgaaTGTGTGTAGAgcgtgattttaatggtgctcgcgtgaaatcggcaaaaaaattaccgggaagtgcttgttttgggcagtttttaattgaatcgttcatcaaatctgagctaaaaactgctcagatcaagccctgttcggtcttttttttgttgatttccgggtatccttaaaatcacattctattcacattgagtggctcggatcatcaaaatttgatcggaaactataaggtgtttttttatgtgtttttttgagtgtcccttgaaccgcctCGGGAACCACACACCTAGAACCAcacaatatacatatatatattcacacaatatacataGAGCtgaaaaaactctccgggaaccaCACGCCAGTTCCTCTCCGGGAGGTCACAGACCGGCCCCCCACGCTcacctcaccctctccctcacattatgtcacacaccGTTCCCTACGCtctatacatgcatatatatagacAAGAAAACCCAAATACACGTTAAGAAATAAGGTAGAGAGTGATCATGTGCTTTGCGCACACCACCCCACTTGGGTGGAATCCTAacagagagaacgagagagagaaatatcAAGCTTACTAACTGAGCATGGGCAGCTCATCAACACCCTTTCTAACAGATTTAACCAACTTTGGACTCACTCTGCCAGCTCTGGCATTCATCTCAAACAAATGAGATGCATCGTACATGGTAGGCCTAGAATGTGGATCGACGCGCAAGCACCAGACTGCTAgattcaaaatggaatccaatTCATCTTGTAGCTTCTGACTAGTAGGAGGCGGAAGACGAGGATCCAAGACATCTGCCAATTGTATGCGTTCATTGTCAACGGATGAGTATAGGTTTGAATTGAGTTCTCCCGGAAGCGATCCCATCAAAATCTCAAGTGTCAAAACACCAAAGCTGTACACGTCGCATTTCTCTGTCACTGCCATTGTGTACGATAATTCTGGCCATGccaaggggggaaaaaaaaacacaccaacaATGTCACATGTTAGTTCTCACTTGCGAATCAAACTAGCTGGCCAAGCAAATAAAGGATGGCCTTTTGAACACAAATTAAAGTTACCTGGAGCAATGTATCCAAACGTGCCTGCAACCGTGGTCCAATTTGAAGAATCGGGCTTCAAAAACCTTGCCGTGCCAAAATCGGAGACATGAGCCTCCATTTCCGAGTCTAACAGAACATTCTTGCTCAATATGTCCCGATGAATTATGGAAGGCACGCAGTTGTGATGCAGGTAAGATAAAGCGTGAACCACCCCTTTAACTACGTTCACTCTCTTACTCCAGTCTAACTCCttggcgtctctctctctcctcaaaacaTCTGccaaactttctctctccatgtaCTCGCAAACCAAAAAAGTGTGCTTTTTGTGGTAACAAAAGCCGTAGAGTTTCACGATGTTCCGGTGCCTTATTTCTGTCAGCGTGGCTACCTCATTCGCAAAACTCTTGATCTCCCCAATCTCTGAGCCTTCATTCATGAATAGCTTTTTAACTGCTACTACCTGTTGAGGATTTACACAGAATATAAGATAGTTATCAATCTAAAGGAaggatagagaaaatttattagaaactTCCAAAAATACCTGCCCACTTGGTAAGTTAACTTTGTAGACTCTGGCCGATCCTCCCTGTCCAATGCAATATGCATCGTCGAAATTGTCTGTAGCGCGGACGATATCTTCAAACGCAATTCTTCCACAGAAATTCTTGATCAAAAAGATGTTTTCTCCGTTCACCACATCTTCTTTCTGGCTTTTGCGGTTACTTTTTCGGTGAAGCGCGATAGCCCCAACAAGCAGAAGCAAGAGAAACAACGAGCCTAACGAGGGAGAAACTGCGATAATGATCAACCGCGAGTTTCCTTCGTTTTCCTTACCGCCCCCAGACACTGAGTTGCATGGTGTCAATCCTTGGTTTGGATCACCACAAAGATTCTTGTTATGAGAAAACGCTTCGGACGGAGACGAATTGAAAACCTTGGAGTCAGGCAGAGGACCCTCCAGTTCATTGTACGACAAATCGATGGTTGACAAGCTGAGCATTCCACTAAACGAATCCGGTATAGAACAGGAGAGAGAATTGTGGGAGAGGTTTAAAGCTACTAGGATAATCAGCGTCCCGAGTTGAGGTGAAATCGCTCCGGTGAGTGAGTTGGAACTAAGATCAAGCAGTATTTGTAAAGTTCCAAGATTACCAATCTGATAGGGAATGCTCCCATTCAATTGATTTTTACTCAGGCTTAGAAACAGCAATCTCGAGATGTCTCCAATTTGACTCGGAATCGGTCCACTTAGCATGTTCATGGAGAGATCAAGAGAAGCCAAATTGGACAGTCCCCCGATTTCGAATGGTATTTGACCAGAAATTTGGTTGTCACTCAAGTTTAACGTCAATAGTTTCGACAATCGTCCAACTTGAGCCGGAATTCTCCCGGATATCTTATTGGAAGAAAGGTCAAGCACTACTAGCTGGTTCAATTGGGAGATCTCCATTGGGATTTCACCTCCAATGGAATTCCCACCAAGATTCAGCCGTGTCAAGTTACTGCATTCTCCCCATGTGGGTGAGATTTTCCCTTGTAAATTGTTGTGGCTCAAGTTGATATACGTGAGGTTCGGGTACGCTCCGAAATCTTGATCAAGATTTCCTGTTAGTTGATTATAATCAAGCCGGACTTTGTACAAGGATGTGCAGTTTTTGAGGCTCACCGGGATCGGACCGGTAAAGTTATTGTTCCCCGCGGTGAAATTCGCTAGCATTCCGCCTCGACACACTTGTGGAGGTAATTGACCACTCAAGTTGTTATCAAATAGATAAAAAACAACCAATGATGAAAGATTTCCGATTTCTTCCGGTACTGGACCAGATAAGTAGTTCGAAAACAAGCTCAAATCAGTTAACTTGGTCAAGGTGCCGAAATTCTTAGGAATCTGGCCAGAGAATTCGTTTAGGTTAAGATGTAGGAAAGTTATCTTACTCAAATTACCCAAAGACTGAGGAATTGGGCCAGAAAATCTGCTGTTATCTAAAGCCAAGATTGTCAAATCTTCCAAATTACCTATCTCCGCCGGGAGGGGACCACTGAGCAAGGTACCCTGGAAGAGTAGCCTTTGGAGGCTGAGGAGGCCGGTTTTAGCCTGACTTGACCCGCGGTCAGGAAATAACCGCGGGTCAAGCTGCCCTGTTATGGCGTTTCGCCCAAAATCCAGCTCGACAACCTTGGTGAGATTCGCGACAGAGAGAGGGATTGTGCCCAAGAAAGAGTTAGTGGAGAGATCAAGATACACGAGATTCGAGAGTAGGCCGATGTTGGTGGGTATGGTACCGGTGAGTTGATTGTATTTGAGGTCGAGAcggaggaggagagggaaaTATGAGAAGTTTAAATGGTCAAGAGTACCTTGTAGTCCCGTGTAGGCAAGGTTCAGCCCGGTTACATTTCCTGCAGCGTTGCATGAAATTCCACGCCAGTTGCATGGGCTTGAAGCTGAAGAGTTGCcatttgtttggttgaaaatCCACGAGCTGACGATTGTTTGGTTGCGT is a window encoding:
- the LOC131318092 gene encoding MDIS1-interacting receptor like kinase 2-like, which codes for MPNIFNYLALALSAVLVVFPPPSTAQPPQNREDEALLRWKQSLRNQTIVSSWIFNQTNGNSSASSPCNWRGISCNAAGNVTGLNLAYTGLQGTLDHLNFSYFPLLLRLDLKYNQLTGTIPTNIGLLSNLVYLDLSTNSFLGTIPLSVANLTKVVELDFGRNAITGQLDPRLFPDRGSSQAKTGLLSLQRLLFQGTLLSGPLPAEIGNLEDLTILALDNSRFSGPIPQSLGNLSKITFLHLNLNEFSGQIPKNFGTLTKLTDLSLFSNYLSGPVPEEIGNLSSLVVFYLFDNNLSGQLPPQVCRGGMLANFTAGNNNFTGPIPVSLKNCTSLYKVRLDYNQLTGNLDQDFGAYPNLTYINLSHNNLQGKISPTWGECSNLTRLNLGGNSIGGEIPMEISQLNQLVVLDLSSNKISGRIPAQVGRLSKLLTLNLSDNQISGQIPFEIGGLSNLASLDLSMNMLSGPIPSQIGDISRLLFLSLSKNQLNGSIPYQIGNLGTLQILLDLSSNSLTGAISPQLGTLIILVALNLSHNSLSCSIPDSFSGMLSLSTIDLSYNELEGPLPDSKVFNSSPSEAFSHNKNLCGDPNQGLTPCNSVSGGGKENEGNSRLIIIAVSPSLGSLFLLLLLVGAIALHRKSNRKSQKEDVVNGENIFLIKNFCGRIAFEDIVRATDNFDDAYCIGQGGSARVYKVNLPSGQVVAVKKLFMNEGSEIGEIKSFANEVATLTEIRHRNIVKLYGFCYHKKHTFLVCEYMERESLADVLRRERDAKELDWSKRVNVVKGVVHALSYLHHNCVPSIIHRDILSKNVLLDSEMEAHVSDFGTARFLKPDSSNWTTVAGTFGYIAPELSYTMAVTEKCDVYSFGVLTLEILMGSLPGELNSNLYSSVDNERIQLADVLDPRLPPPTSQKLQDELDSILNLAVWCLRVDPHSRPTMYDASHLFEMNARAGRVSPKLVKSVRKGVDELPMLS